Proteins from one Paenibacillus amylolyticus genomic window:
- a CDS encoding HTH domain-containing protein — MNRTNRLAAIIMALQHGQETAHTLGEKFEVSRRTILRDIQSLSEMNVPIIAISGPGGGFRLMEGYVLPPLQLDPVEAATLIFALEGLSRYADTPFHEKRWTLMNKVKAIIPDDIMARMDPCSNSCSIIFLTAITFFLIWTHCWHASLNTGG, encoded by the coding sequence ATGAACAGAACAAATCGGCTTGCTGCCATCATCATGGCATTACAGCATGGTCAAGAAACGGCGCACACATTGGGCGAGAAATTCGAAGTTTCCCGTCGCACGATTCTCCGGGATATCCAATCCCTCTCCGAGATGAATGTGCCCATTATTGCCATTTCCGGTCCGGGAGGCGGTTTCAGACTTATGGAAGGTTACGTATTGCCACCGTTACAGTTGGACCCGGTAGAGGCCGCCACGCTCATATTCGCTCTGGAGGGTCTGAGTCGCTACGCCGACACACCCTTTCATGAGAAACGCTGGACCCTGATGAACAAAGTTAAAGCCATCATTCCAGATGACATCATGGCCCGAATGGACCCATGCTCAAACAGCTGCAGCATCATATTCCTGACCGCCATTACATTCTTCCTCATCTGGACGCACTGCTGGCATGCATCCCTGAACACGGGTGGCTAA
- a CDS encoding WYL domain-containing protein: MLKQLQHHIPDRHYILPHLDALLACIPEHGWLNVLYRSVSRQRWLHICPARVYASSGFWYCEAYSIEHGEERLFRVDRMIEVKAIETKDTQVLNEQMQQQCSKPNPQNSRQPWLGRD; encoded by the coding sequence ATGCTCAAACAGCTGCAGCATCATATTCCTGACCGCCATTACATTCTTCCTCATCTGGACGCACTGCTGGCATGCATCCCTGAACACGGGTGGCTAAATGTACTGTATCGCTCCGTATCGCGTCAGCGATGGTTGCATATCTGCCCCGCACGGGTGTATGCTTCCTCCGGCTTCTGGTACTGTGAAGCCTATTCCATCGAACATGGTGAAGAGCGCCTGTTCCGGGTCGACCGAATGATCGAAGTCAAGGCGATTGAAACCAAGGATACACAGGTGCTTAACGAACAGATGCAGCAACAGTGCAGCAAACCGAACCCCCAGAACAGCCGCCAACCCTGGTTAGGGCGCGACTGA
- a CDS encoding altronate dehydratase family protein, with translation MNTTSTINDWIAIQPQDDVIIALRDYVIGERITLPDGVSFPLLDDVPKGHKIAVHTLAPGDDVMKYGFSIGIAKEQIEQGSWIHSHNLKTGLHGLLEYEYQPGVQVQTDMPPEHLRSFDGYLRPNGEAGIRNEIWIVNTVGCINKVCEALARMGQSQFGSRVDGVFHFPHPFGCSQLGDDLKYTQQLLASLVEHPNAGGVLVIGLGCENNQVDQFRECIAPEYQGKVRFLKAQETDDELEEGLRLMEELVEIAEQEQRQPLPLSKLKIGLKCGGSDGLSGITANPLVGSVADMLVAAGGTAILTEVPEMFGAETILMNRAANEQVFHDLVDLVNGFKQYFVNHGQNIYENPSPGNKAGGITTLEEKSLGCTQKGGRSSVVDVLRYGKRVTRTGLNIVEAPGNDLVSVTALSAAGAHIVLFTTGRGTPFGGPVPTVKIATQSDLANRKKHWIDFNAGQLLEGRTMDEVKVQLFSQLIDIASGRTHTLSEQHGFREIAIFKDGVILRSILGGGCLSSAMH, from the coding sequence ATGAACACCACAAGTACAATTAATGACTGGATTGCCATTCAGCCACAGGATGATGTTATCATCGCGCTTCGAGATTATGTTATAGGAGAACGCATTACACTGCCAGACGGAGTATCCTTTCCCCTGCTGGATGACGTGCCCAAAGGCCATAAGATAGCTGTGCACACGCTCGCACCGGGTGATGATGTGATGAAGTACGGTTTCTCTATCGGGATTGCCAAAGAGCAGATTGAGCAGGGAAGCTGGATTCATAGTCACAACTTGAAGACAGGTCTGCATGGATTGCTTGAATATGAGTACCAACCGGGAGTCCAGGTTCAGACGGACATGCCGCCGGAGCATCTGCGCTCATTCGATGGATATTTGCGTCCCAATGGTGAAGCGGGTATCCGTAATGAGATCTGGATTGTAAATACAGTTGGATGTATCAATAAAGTGTGTGAAGCTTTGGCACGAATGGGGCAGTCCCAGTTTGGAAGTCGGGTAGATGGGGTGTTTCACTTTCCACATCCCTTCGGATGTTCACAGCTTGGCGACGATCTGAAGTATACCCAACAGCTACTGGCTTCCTTGGTGGAGCATCCGAATGCAGGAGGTGTGCTGGTCATCGGTCTGGGTTGTGAGAACAATCAGGTTGACCAGTTCCGTGAATGTATTGCTCCGGAATATCAAGGGAAAGTACGGTTTCTCAAAGCACAGGAAACGGATGATGAGCTTGAGGAAGGGCTCCGATTAATGGAGGAACTTGTGGAGATTGCGGAACAGGAGCAAAGGCAGCCGCTTCCGCTTAGCAAACTCAAAATTGGACTGAAGTGCGGAGGTTCGGACGGGTTGTCCGGCATTACAGCGAATCCGCTGGTTGGTTCCGTTGCGGATATGCTGGTTGCTGCCGGGGGAACGGCTATTCTGACTGAAGTTCCCGAGATGTTTGGTGCAGAGACCATCTTAATGAATCGTGCTGCCAATGAGCAGGTATTTCATGATTTGGTGGACCTTGTGAATGGTTTCAAGCAGTATTTTGTGAACCATGGGCAGAACATCTATGAGAATCCCTCACCTGGTAATAAGGCTGGCGGCATCACAACACTGGAGGAAAAGTCACTTGGATGTACGCAAAAGGGAGGACGTTCTTCGGTAGTCGACGTTCTGCGCTATGGCAAACGGGTGACTCGAACCGGTCTGAACATTGTGGAAGCACCGGGTAATGACTTGGTATCTGTTACGGCACTGTCTGCTGCAGGAGCACATATTGTGCTCTTCACCACAGGACGGGGCACTCCGTTCGGAGGTCCGGTACCTACCGTGAAGATTGCAACCCAATCCGATCTTGCGAACCGCAAAAAGCACTGGATTGATTTCAACGCAGGCCAGCTGTTGGAGGGACGCACGATGGATGAGGTGAAAGTACAGCTGTTCAGCCAGCTCATTGACATTGCTTCAGGACGCACACATACACTCAGTGAGCAGCATGGATTCCGGGAGATTGCCATATTCAAGGATGGCGTGATTCTCAGATCCATTCTGGGCGGAGGGTGTTTATCTTCTGCAATGCATTAA
- a CDS encoding tagaturonate reductase encodes MSASTKRPRLKLNLLGSDGQRKCKEIMERPVKVLQIGEGNFLRGFADWMLHESARQGKFHGSVAVTQPRPGGKAKLEQIRDQDGLYTMITRGLSQGKPVERTELISIFSQCINPYEEWDAFLNLAELPSLEFVISNTTESGLKYTYADYNEGEPVQSFPGKLTVFLHQRYLKFEGDPSRGLIHLPCELLEGNGDVLRSCVLRYSEDYGYSDGFRSWIENHNQFLNNLVDRIVTGAPTQEEADSLTNRWGYEDQLINTAEPYHFWAIQGDESLDKKLPLKQAGLNVHWVKDLKPFQIRKVRILNGAHTLMSSLGILQGKQHVRETMEDPQFGSWIREAVHQEIVPALDMPDHQLDQYAEEVFERFLNPHIDHKLQDIALNTIGKFKVRVLPTLLAYEQNQGAWPERLIQGFAGLLCLYRPVNTPEGYKAQRLNGEDVLLRDDPDVLSALTAHWDGYDTLNRDQKQLDNRVAAVLSDTLIWGENLDARKGLRAVLVREIGRLEGDGK; translated from the coding sequence ATGTCGGCAAGCACAAAACGGCCAAGGTTGAAGTTGAATTTACTGGGGAGCGATGGTCAGCGCAAGTGCAAGGAGATTATGGAGCGTCCCGTGAAGGTTTTGCAGATCGGAGAAGGTAATTTCTTGCGGGGATTTGCAGACTGGATGCTTCATGAGAGTGCCAGACAAGGCAAATTTCATGGAAGTGTAGCTGTGACGCAACCACGACCGGGAGGCAAAGCCAAACTGGAGCAGATTCGTGATCAGGACGGGTTATATACGATGATTACACGAGGTTTGTCTCAAGGGAAACCAGTTGAGCGGACAGAGTTGATCTCCATTTTCTCACAGTGTATTAACCCGTATGAGGAATGGGATGCCTTTCTGAACTTGGCAGAACTTCCTTCACTTGAATTTGTTATTTCCAATACAACCGAATCAGGATTGAAATATACGTATGCGGACTATAACGAGGGTGAACCCGTTCAATCATTTCCGGGGAAATTAACGGTTTTCCTGCATCAGCGATATTTGAAGTTTGAAGGTGATCCATCCAGAGGTTTGATTCATCTGCCATGCGAGCTGCTTGAAGGCAATGGTGATGTGCTGCGCAGTTGTGTGCTACGGTACAGTGAGGATTATGGGTATTCCGATGGGTTCCGCTCATGGATCGAGAACCATAATCAATTCCTGAACAATCTGGTAGATCGGATTGTCACAGGTGCACCGACCCAGGAAGAAGCCGATTCCCTGACGAATCGCTGGGGGTATGAGGACCAGCTGATAAATACGGCTGAACCATATCATTTTTGGGCCATTCAGGGTGATGAGTCATTGGACAAAAAACTTCCGCTCAAACAGGCAGGTCTTAATGTCCATTGGGTGAAAGATCTGAAGCCCTTTCAGATCCGCAAGGTTCGTATTTTAAATGGGGCGCATACCTTAATGTCATCTCTCGGCATTCTGCAAGGCAAGCAGCATGTGAGGGAAACGATGGAAGATCCACAGTTTGGCTCATGGATCAGGGAAGCTGTGCATCAGGAGATCGTCCCTGCTCTGGATATGCCTGATCATCAGCTGGACCAGTATGCGGAAGAAGTATTCGAACGGTTCCTTAACCCGCATATTGATCACAAATTGCAAGATATTGCACTGAATACAATCGGAAAATTCAAGGTGCGTGTGCTGCCTACACTTTTAGCTTATGAACAAAATCAGGGAGCTTGGCCAGAACGTTTAATTCAGGGGTTTGCCGGATTATTGTGTCTCTACCGACCTGTAAATACGCCAGAAGGCTACAAGGCACAACGACTGAATGGGGAAGACGTTCTGTTGCGGGATGATCCGGATGTCCTGAGTGCTTTGACTGCACATTGGGACGGTTATGACACGCTCAACAGGGATCAGAAGCAACTGGACAACCGCGTAGCGGCTGTATTGTCAGATACCCTGATCTGGGGTGAGAATCTGGATGCAAGAAAAGGGTTGCGTGCAGTCCTTGTTCGTGAAATCGGCAGGTTGGAAGGTGATGGGAAATGA
- a CDS encoding AraC family ligand binding domain-containing protein has product MERSPVRTTIQAESGIPFRLVYSDTKSPQNELPDHLHDWHEIIYVYRGEGSIFIDTGLENMQEGDLFIIPGSTVHRALPDAGNPVTSSALFFSPGLLASTAGGAASSLLSVFERCRRQRVYKRHLNTEERSQVAALLMIFRPNSSSLIILVHMRPS; this is encoded by the coding sequence ATGGAACGTTCACCTGTTCGTACGACTATTCAGGCAGAATCGGGTATTCCGTTCCGCCTGGTGTACAGCGACACCAAATCCCCTCAGAACGAGTTGCCAGATCATCTTCACGACTGGCATGAGATTATCTATGTATATCGGGGTGAGGGGAGCATCTTTATTGATACGGGACTCGAGAATATGCAGGAAGGAGATCTGTTCATTATACCGGGCAGCACGGTTCATCGAGCCTTGCCTGACGCGGGAAATCCCGTCACATCTTCGGCATTGTTCTTCAGCCCGGGACTGCTGGCATCGACCGCTGGAGGCGCTGCTTCTTCCTTGCTAAGCGTGTTTGAACGTTGTCGCAGACAACGTGTGTATAAGAGACATCTGAATACAGAGGAGCGGTCACAGGTGGCAGCCCTATTGATGATATTCAGACCGAATTCCAGCTCGCTCATCATCTTAGTGCACATGCGGCCCTCTTAA
- a CDS encoding helix-turn-helix transcriptional regulator, whose protein sequence is MRNGLSLHELAQYAAVSPAHFSRAFKRYTGMTLTDYALARRVIMAKEHLVQGDETMAAVADACGFDSLPHFYRQFKKLTGTTPQLTVEP, encoded by the coding sequence TTGCGGAATGGCCTTTCCCTGCATGAACTCGCTCAATATGCTGCGGTATCACCCGCCCACTTCAGTCGTGCCTTCAAACGATATACCGGCATGACGCTGACGGATTACGCATTAGCACGAAGAGTCATTATGGCCAAAGAGCATCTGGTTCAGGGGGATGAGACGATGGCCGCCGTAGCCGATGCTTGCGGGTTCGACAGTCTGCCCCACTTTTACCGTCAATTCAAAAAATTAACCGGCACAACGCCGCAGCTTACCGTAGAACCATGA
- a CDS encoding TetM/TetW/TetO/TetS family tetracycline resistance ribosomal protection protein, translating to MLNELNRRNIGIFAHVDAGKTTTTEHMLYESGVVRSPGRVDDGTTATDSLDIEKERGISVQAAMTSLIWKNTIIDLIDTPGHIDFSSEVERTLRVMDGAILILSVVEGIQSQSEAIWHALRSLRIPTIIYFNKMDRVGASAPAVMEQIRSNLSPFACEIQTYQLHEDTFHGIESLWNNLNLDTRSDDTPSIPGLVELLAELDEEVMEAYIQETSLSQRDLNEAFLRYVHQGEMFPVCYGASSKGIGVTALLDAVLAFLPPPAQPVDSPVSGVVFKIERDRTMGRTAYVRMYGGSLHNRDTIHNSTRELEEKITQIRRMDGRKWADTGSVHAGQIAALYGLSDTHVGDIIGSPEGVPPLPQMAVPLLTVQVHGKDPARYPDLVSALQELTDEDPLLDLQWLPEERELHLKVMGTI from the coding sequence ATGTTAAACGAATTGAATCGCAGGAATATTGGCATCTTCGCCCATGTGGATGCAGGGAAAACAACGACCACCGAGCATATGTTATATGAGAGTGGTGTCGTCCGCAGTCCGGGACGTGTAGATGACGGAACAACAGCCACAGACTCACTCGACATTGAGAAGGAACGTGGCATATCCGTTCAGGCAGCCATGACCTCTCTGATCTGGAAGAACACGATCATCGACCTCATTGATACGCCTGGACATATTGACTTCAGCTCTGAAGTAGAGCGAACACTTCGAGTGATGGATGGCGCTATTCTCATCCTGTCGGTAGTCGAGGGAATTCAATCCCAGAGTGAAGCCATCTGGCATGCCCTTCGTTCACTTCGCATCCCAACCATCATCTATTTTAATAAAATGGATCGGGTTGGCGCATCTGCCCCGGCAGTTATGGAGCAGATTCGTTCTAACCTGTCCCCTTTCGCATGCGAAATCCAAACGTATCAGCTCCATGAAGATACTTTTCATGGCATCGAATCCCTATGGAATAATTTGAATCTGGATACGCGGTCCGATGACACACCATCCATCCCAGGTCTGGTCGAACTACTTGCTGAACTGGACGAAGAAGTCATGGAAGCCTACATCCAAGAGACTTCGTTATCCCAAAGGGATCTAAATGAAGCGTTCCTGCGCTATGTACATCAGGGTGAGATGTTCCCTGTATGTTATGGTGCTTCCAGCAAAGGAATCGGCGTCACGGCATTGCTCGACGCGGTCCTTGCATTTCTGCCTCCACCTGCACAACCTGTGGATTCTCCCGTATCGGGAGTGGTGTTCAAGATTGAACGTGACCGCACCATGGGACGCACAGCTTACGTTCGCATGTATGGTGGCAGTCTCCATAACCGCGATACCATCCATAATTCGACGCGGGAACTTGAAGAGAAAATAACACAGATTCGCCGTATGGATGGACGGAAATGGGCTGACACAGGTAGTGTTCACGCCGGACAGATTGCTGCGCTGTACGGACTGAGCGACACCCATGTGGGGGACATTATCGGTAGTCCTGAGGGTGTACCTCCTCTACCACAGATGGCTGTGCCCTTGCTGACCGTACAGGTACATGGCAAGGACCCGGCACGTTACCCCGATCTTGTGTCAGCATTGCAGGAGTTGACCGACGAAGATCCCTTACTCGATCTGCAATGGTTGCCGGAGGAACGAGAACTGCATCTCAAGGTCATGGGAACGATTTAG
- a CDS encoding tetratricopeptide repeat protein has product MLIKFLIFGLLWRIVGNPFIAILILLVILYFLDRRYVGVFPSFTKPLKRMRNISRLRQQLAMNPNEVSSKLELARLFIERKRYSEAHALLLELERPYEQSAEYWEALGTTELHLGNIEQGERHILKALEINPRVKYGRPYLTLAGAFKDTHEDKALDYVHQFQEIHSSSSEAYYLLGSVHRSLGRNADAKQAYEQSLNVYRSLPKYKKRQERRWAVRSWFRKRGL; this is encoded by the coding sequence GTGCTTATTAAATTTCTTATCTTTGGCCTTCTATGGCGGATTGTAGGTAATCCGTTCATTGCCATCCTCATTTTACTCGTTATCCTGTATTTCCTGGATCGTCGTTACGTTGGAGTGTTCCCAAGCTTCACCAAACCTCTGAAGCGTATGCGTAACATCTCCCGGCTTCGACAACAGCTTGCCATGAATCCCAACGAAGTTTCTTCCAAGCTGGAACTGGCTCGCCTGTTCATTGAGCGCAAGCGTTACAGTGAGGCACATGCCTTATTACTTGAACTGGAGCGCCCATACGAACAATCAGCTGAGTACTGGGAGGCATTGGGGACGACCGAGCTTCATCTGGGTAACATCGAACAGGGAGAACGTCACATTTTGAAAGCACTCGAGATCAATCCCAGAGTCAAGTACGGACGCCCGTACCTTACCCTTGCTGGTGCTTTCAAAGATACGCATGAAGACAAGGCGTTGGATTATGTGCATCAATTTCAGGAGATTCATTCCTCTTCCAGTGAAGCATATTATCTGCTCGGCTCGGTTCATCGTTCTCTCGGACGTAATGCAGATGCGAAGCAGGCCTATGAGCAATCGTTGAACGTTTATCGTTCGTTGCCCAAATACAAGAAACGTCAGGAGCGCCGCTGGGCTGTCCGCAGTTGGTTCCGCAAACGTGGATTGTAA
- a CDS encoding phosphotransferase, which translates to MEQLPHQLVHGDVNASNVLADQQDGEICAILDFEFATWDLRVMELAVPMSDLLTMDQSEDWMWQAQEGLIRGFREQVGLEPEELLAIPQLILLRSLDVVMHFISRMFEGTDEPGVAVDQIVKLKQRMDWMSLHEARLRELLVY; encoded by the coding sequence ATGGAACAGCTGCCGCATCAATTGGTCCATGGAGACGTGAATGCTTCGAATGTATTGGCAGATCAACAGGATGGTGAGATCTGTGCCATTTTGGATTTTGAATTTGCGACATGGGATTTGCGGGTCATGGAATTAGCTGTTCCGATGTCTGACCTTCTGACCATGGACCAGAGCGAGGATTGGATGTGGCAGGCACAAGAGGGGCTGATCAGGGGATTTCGGGAGCAGGTCGGCCTGGAACCGGAAGAGTTGTTAGCCATACCTCAATTGATTCTGCTGCGGAGTCTGGATGTGGTCATGCATTTTATCAGTCGCATGTTCGAGGGTACGGATGAGCCTGGAGTGGCTGTAGATCAGATTGTGAAGCTCAAACAGCGGATGGACTGGATGTCGCTTCATGAAGCTCGGTTGCGTGAGCTATTGGTATATTAA
- a CDS encoding phosphotransferase encodes MPNINSGSLHHSEQQRISEVLASYGFTSDWKGERGKGGMNNSTYMLHIDGTSYVMRQYETHNDPTKIAFEHQVLEALQRSNFKLDTPLPVRRLSGGAGTFLSIKDTLTGQSKMATLFHYRKGVNPIWDRPDQLYGLGLAAGALSLAMATLDITLEPVYPPYYQIQDAYPLCSPDRLLQLCASPPASLIACVHELRQLGMCCQICLKPCGEWNSCRINWSMET; translated from the coding sequence GTGCCAAACATCAATTCCGGTTCCCTCCATCATTCAGAGCAGCAACGTATATCCGAAGTGTTGGCCTCATATGGTTTCACATCGGACTGGAAAGGCGAGCGTGGAAAGGGTGGGATGAATAATTCTACCTACATGCTCCACATAGACGGGACGAGTTACGTAATGAGACAATATGAAACACATAATGATCCAACGAAAATAGCCTTTGAACATCAGGTGTTGGAAGCCCTCCAACGTTCGAATTTCAAGCTTGATACACCTTTACCTGTAAGGCGGTTATCTGGTGGGGCAGGTACATTCCTATCTATAAAAGATACCCTTACAGGACAGTCCAAAATGGCCACTCTGTTTCATTATCGGAAAGGTGTCAACCCGATCTGGGATAGGCCAGATCAACTATATGGCCTTGGTTTAGCGGCAGGAGCCCTGTCTTTGGCTATGGCAACGCTGGATATAACCCTTGAACCGGTGTATCCACCGTACTATCAAATTCAGGATGCGTATCCGCTCTGTTCACCAGACCGATTATTACAACTATGCGCATCGCCGCCAGCGTCATTAATCGCATGTGTGCATGAGCTTAGGCAACTGGGGATGTGCTGCCAGATCTGTTTGAAGCCCTGCGGGGAATGGAACAGCTGCCGCATCAATTGGTCCATGGAGACGTGA